From Struthio camelus isolate bStrCam1 chromosome 21, bStrCam1.hap1, whole genome shotgun sequence, one genomic window encodes:
- the UTS2 gene encoding urotensin-2, with product MMHRLAFCCLIIISFSCPLLSVPIVNTSEMSYQLSADEDSRLNLERSGSLGSASLLQFLPGLLGTPAGDNKGGLSPSSYKPRENIKEIFYGSHPRIALLGRLLTKDRKQHKKRGNLSECFWKYCV from the exons ATGATGCATAGGCTGGCATTCTGCTGTCTCATTATTATCAGCTTCTCCTGTCCTCTCTTGTCTGTCCCCATCGTCAACACCAGTGAGATGTCTTATCAGCTCTCAG CCGATGAAGATTCCAGATTGAATCTGGAGCGGTCAGGCAGCCTGGGAAGTGCTTCCCTGCTTCAGTTCCTGCCAGGGCTCCTGGGCACACCAGCTGGAGACAACAAAGGAG GTCTTAGCCCCAGCAGCTACAAACCGAGGGAAAATATCAAAGAG ATTTTCTACGGAAGTCACCCTCGTATTGCTTTGCTGGGCCGCTTGCTGACCAAGGACAGAAAACAGCATAAGAAACGTGGAAATCTTTCCGAGTGCTTCTGGAAATATTGTGTGTAA